A stretch of Myxococcus hansupus DNA encodes these proteins:
- a CDS encoding response regulator, producing MEAFKVLIVDDEPPIARALQRLFRREGFEVQIAFNGNEALERLEGFHPDIVLTDFRMPGMTGSELLQRVKRSHPLALRLIISGYADFKSVVASVNEGEICRFISKPWDDAELVSYLKGLLRHRETMASLFAPFRGVRDGVNAEVGMSEASMVLKVQVADPSFPAEQAVSLIERFAGLLADDSLKVVGGLLERYGGRLSFMADVGGPQRLKLEVPVPTVEATSALRPGIRDA from the coding sequence ATGGAAGCGTTCAAGGTTTTGATAGTTGACGACGAACCCCCTATCGCGCGCGCGTTGCAGCGGCTGTTCCGGCGAGAGGGATTCGAGGTCCAGATTGCCTTCAACGGCAACGAGGCACTGGAGCGGCTGGAGGGGTTCCATCCGGACATCGTCCTGACGGATTTCCGGATGCCAGGAATGACGGGCAGCGAGCTGCTCCAGCGCGTCAAACGCAGCCATCCGCTCGCGCTGCGCCTCATCATCTCTGGCTATGCGGACTTCAAGTCCGTGGTGGCCTCGGTGAACGAAGGCGAAATCTGCCGCTTCATCAGCAAGCCCTGGGATGACGCGGAGCTGGTGAGCTACCTCAAGGGCCTGCTGCGGCACCGCGAGACGATGGCCAGCCTCTTCGCCCCCTTCCGGGGCGTTCGCGACGGGGTGAACGCGGAGGTGGGCATGTCGGAGGCGTCCATGGTCCTCAAGGTCCAGGTCGCCGACCCCTCCTTCCCAGCCGAGCAGGCCGTGTCCCTCATCGAGCGCTTCGCCGGGCTGCTGGCCGACGACAGCCTGAAGGTGGTGGGCGGGCTGCTCGAGCGCTATGGCGGGCGGCTCTCCTTCATGGCCGACGTGGGCGGCCCCCAGCGGCTCAAGTTGGAGGTCCCCGTCCCCACCGTGGAGGCCACCAGCGCCCTCCGCCCAGGCATCCGCGACGCCTGA
- a CDS encoding ChaN family lipoprotein — protein MRTLLIASVLLLSTACSRAGTTRPDSVVTPPAPHAPLPEGWTSSLSREHPLVGRIWDVKAARFVDLDTLRQSLTAAHFVVLGERHDQPDHHRLQAQLVQGIAASGRKPALAFEMLDVGQQAAVDTSLAKAPGDADALSTAVNWGGSGWPDWALYRPVFASGLEAGLPIVAANLPRSQVRDLVMRGPESMAPELRQRLGLETPLPEAVEQAMLEEQEEAHCGHLPKEMLGPMVQAQRARDAQLADRMLSADTGQGVVLITGNGHARTDRAVPAQLAKRAPGKDVRALALLEVSEELLKPEDYVASLGTETLPFDYAWFTPAVPMEDPCAALRQRTPK, from the coding sequence ATGCGCACGCTCCTCATCGCCTCCGTCCTGCTGCTCTCCACCGCCTGCTCCCGCGCTGGCACCACGCGCCCGGACTCGGTGGTGACGCCTCCCGCGCCGCACGCCCCGCTTCCGGAGGGATGGACGTCCTCGCTGTCCCGGGAGCATCCGCTCGTGGGACGCATCTGGGACGTGAAGGCGGCCCGCTTCGTGGACCTGGACACCTTGCGGCAATCGCTCACGGCGGCGCACTTCGTGGTGCTGGGTGAGCGCCATGACCAACCCGACCACCACCGGCTCCAGGCCCAGCTCGTCCAGGGCATCGCCGCGTCGGGGAGGAAGCCCGCGCTCGCCTTCGAGATGCTCGACGTGGGCCAGCAGGCCGCGGTGGACACGTCGCTCGCGAAGGCACCGGGCGACGCGGACGCGCTTTCGACCGCGGTCAACTGGGGGGGCAGTGGCTGGCCGGACTGGGCGCTGTACCGTCCCGTGTTCGCCTCGGGACTGGAGGCGGGCCTGCCCATCGTCGCGGCCAACCTGCCTCGGTCCCAAGTGAGGGACCTGGTGATGCGCGGCCCGGAGTCGATGGCTCCCGAGCTGCGCCAGCGATTGGGCCTGGAGACGCCGCTCCCAGAGGCCGTGGAGCAGGCGATGCTCGAGGAGCAGGAGGAAGCCCATTGCGGCCATCTGCCCAAGGAGATGCTCGGGCCCATGGTGCAGGCACAACGTGCCCGGGATGCGCAGTTGGCGGACCGGATGCTGAGCGCGGACACAGGCCAGGGCGTGGTGCTCATCACGGGTAACGGGCACGCGCGCACGGACCGGGCCGTCCCCGCGCAGCTCGCGAAACGCGCGCCGGGAAAGGACGTGCGCGCACTGGCCCTGCTGGAGGTCTCCGAGGAGCTTCTGAAGCCGGAGGACTACGTGGCCTCCCTGGGCACGGAGACCCTGCCTTTCGACTATGCTTGGTTCACCCCGGCGGTCCCCATGGAGGACCCGTGCGCGGCGCTGCGCCAGCGCACGCCGAAGTGA
- a CDS encoding AAA family ATPase, which yields MSGGSGGGRAGDAAEPEAGASGEPASTRELHIEYDDAPPAEAAASRRGGSNEYDDAPPAEAVASRRGGSNNEYDDAPPVEAMPARRGGPNNEYDDAPPAEAMPARRAGPVPRWRNALVVPEPPREEEVALRRTETAVRADAPQAPVPLEGASEVARAPNPMLVSRMARGRDAEDVPSRDVSAPEDVSPAEREAMRAAVASGKRREIWSPPAYLPEELREALLLERSQYRAQLLQDVRELSLQGPGVLSLIPRPAADPDWSGGTVLGFQGEECVFGGDVVHLDFESGRVFAAPSHGDDVDRRALSADRWCYRPYDFAEALCAAASAYEERQDALAESLRRACGEAPPVPPSSQDDLLLPADRLWRQPWGCIWGPPGTGKTTAVADLIARALRAFPGERILAVAPTNRAADELVLRVSALLEREPIPLRPLARSIFRGGTGASDALAKLPTVTLEDTKGGKLRASIEERERELVLQRVRGGPAHELAKLQAELRGLRGKVKDPTLKEVEKGDCPLVVVTVHRALRLVSELEGKRHFARLVVDEAGMVTRAATALMGPLAERVTLAGDPKQIGPVSRAAEGAGKGSQKWLRGSGLSHLEDAVRDAARADVLLLRTQHRMHPHIAKVVSHFCYGGALEDGDGVKARAERPAPVAAFPETRAGWVVLDGLTRDAKRLTHGRGETGSGYQRELSANLAVSLSREAVRSGLSVLCVTPYRAQAALLRRLGNAAGLRGDVFSASTIHRQQGTQYDVVLVDTVAGGRPFPPHTLVPMLNVAASRAKDYLLVLASRDEARAATIPQRFLSLLPRLRVHPGEPLKLEPLPVPQRAPPPPPPPVPVDLGAEISGARTGRPLFTHEQVSLFERRFDDGHHLVRGVAGSGKTYVLAHWVARYLLEHAEAQVLVSFFNRALAPLVDKLLVEAISQRAGRLRVRELRSRVTVKHVGALRRHAPESFDGVFVDEAQDMDAKALAMLHALVRPDALPDGREVRCFQLFMDDSQNVYGQVPIDALKEQLPEGLSFRGRTRVLKETFRATRDILDVAFNVVLDPLRQHAAAEPGMREYMKVGELAREGLVWLPEETLEGLFRVQSTERGGVLPQVRGFASSASEARQVAREIARLIREEGVHPSDILVVAPVMPSQFTEALKRAGVPAEAYGGKGGRNVTDFRVSGVDHVRATTVFSCKGHECPIVFFAGLDALDTAEQWMAGARERSARENERIRRAMFYVGATRAMKRQYLTGVRGARFLRVATKYVETLGGLAPSAPEEAARAPGGASR from the coding sequence ATGAGCGGCGGGTCGGGCGGGGGCAGGGCGGGGGACGCGGCGGAACCGGAGGCGGGTGCTTCCGGCGAGCCCGCTTCCACGCGCGAGCTGCACATCGAATACGACGACGCGCCCCCCGCGGAGGCGGCGGCCTCGCGGCGCGGCGGTTCGAACGAGTACGACGACGCTCCCCCCGCGGAGGCGGTGGCCTCGCGGCGCGGCGGTTCGAACAACGAGTACGACGACGCGCCCCCCGTGGAGGCCATGCCGGCGCGGCGCGGCGGTCCGAACAACGAGTACGACGACGCGCCCCCCGCGGAGGCCATGCCGGCGCGGCGTGCCGGTCCGGTGCCTCGCTGGCGCAACGCGCTCGTGGTGCCGGAACCTCCTCGCGAGGAAGAGGTGGCGCTGCGGCGGACGGAGACCGCGGTGCGCGCCGACGCGCCCCAGGCGCCGGTGCCCCTCGAGGGTGCCTCGGAGGTGGCGCGAGCGCCGAACCCGATGCTCGTCTCGAGGATGGCGCGCGGCCGGGACGCGGAGGACGTGCCCTCGCGGGATGTCTCCGCGCCCGAGGACGTCAGCCCCGCCGAGCGCGAGGCGATGCGGGCCGCGGTGGCCAGCGGGAAGCGGCGTGAAATCTGGTCTCCGCCCGCGTATCTCCCCGAGGAGCTGCGCGAGGCGCTGTTGCTGGAGCGCAGCCAGTACCGCGCGCAGTTGCTCCAGGACGTGCGCGAGCTCAGCCTCCAGGGCCCCGGCGTGTTGTCTCTCATCCCGAGGCCCGCGGCGGACCCGGACTGGTCGGGCGGCACGGTGCTCGGCTTCCAGGGCGAGGAGTGTGTCTTCGGCGGGGACGTCGTCCACCTGGACTTCGAGTCGGGCCGGGTCTTCGCCGCGCCCAGCCACGGCGACGACGTGGACCGCCGCGCGCTGTCCGCCGACCGCTGGTGTTACCGCCCCTACGACTTCGCCGAGGCCCTGTGCGCGGCGGCGTCGGCCTACGAGGAGCGGCAGGACGCACTCGCCGAGTCCCTGCGCCGGGCGTGTGGTGAAGCCCCTCCGGTCCCTCCGTCTTCCCAGGACGACCTGCTGCTCCCGGCGGACCGGCTCTGGCGGCAACCCTGGGGCTGCATCTGGGGGCCTCCGGGGACGGGCAAGACGACGGCCGTCGCGGACCTCATCGCGCGTGCGCTGCGGGCCTTCCCGGGGGAGCGCATCCTCGCGGTGGCGCCCACCAACCGCGCGGCGGACGAACTGGTTCTCCGCGTCAGCGCGCTGTTGGAGCGCGAGCCCATCCCCCTGCGGCCCCTGGCGCGCAGCATCTTCCGAGGCGGCACCGGCGCGAGCGACGCGCTGGCGAAGCTGCCCACCGTCACGCTGGAGGACACCAAGGGCGGCAAGCTGCGCGCCAGCATCGAGGAGCGCGAGCGGGAGCTGGTGCTCCAGCGGGTGCGGGGCGGTCCGGCGCACGAGCTGGCCAAGCTCCAAGCGGAGCTGCGCGGCCTGCGCGGCAAGGTGAAGGACCCCACGCTCAAGGAGGTGGAGAAGGGGGACTGCCCGTTGGTGGTGGTCACCGTGCACCGGGCGTTGCGGCTCGTCTCGGAGCTGGAGGGGAAGCGGCACTTCGCGCGACTCGTGGTGGACGAGGCGGGCATGGTGACGCGCGCGGCCACCGCGTTGATGGGGCCACTGGCGGAGCGGGTGACGCTCGCGGGAGACCCGAAGCAGATTGGCCCGGTGAGCCGCGCCGCCGAGGGCGCTGGGAAGGGCTCGCAGAAGTGGCTTCGGGGCAGTGGCCTGTCCCACCTGGAAGACGCGGTGCGGGACGCGGCGCGCGCGGACGTGTTGCTGCTGCGCACCCAGCACCGCATGCATCCGCACATCGCGAAGGTGGTGAGCCACTTCTGCTACGGCGGGGCGCTGGAGGATGGTGACGGCGTGAAGGCCCGCGCCGAGCGGCCCGCCCCGGTGGCGGCGTTCCCCGAGACGCGCGCGGGTTGGGTGGTGCTGGATGGCCTCACGCGCGACGCGAAGCGGCTCACGCATGGGCGCGGGGAGACGGGCTCGGGATATCAGCGGGAGCTGTCCGCCAACCTCGCCGTGTCCCTGTCGCGGGAAGCGGTGCGCTCCGGGCTCAGCGTCCTGTGTGTCACGCCGTACCGCGCGCAGGCGGCCTTGCTGCGCCGGCTGGGCAACGCGGCGGGCCTTCGCGGAGACGTCTTCAGCGCCTCCACCATCCACCGTCAGCAGGGCACCCAGTACGACGTGGTGCTGGTGGATACGGTCGCCGGAGGCAGGCCGTTTCCTCCGCACACATTGGTGCCGATGCTGAACGTGGCCGCCAGCCGCGCGAAGGACTACCTGCTGGTGTTGGCCTCTCGCGATGAGGCTCGCGCCGCCACGATTCCCCAGCGCTTCCTGTCGCTGCTGCCTCGGCTTCGTGTTCACCCAGGGGAGCCCTTGAAGCTGGAGCCGCTGCCCGTCCCGCAGCGCGCGCCGCCACCTCCGCCGCCTCCAGTGCCGGTGGACCTGGGCGCGGAAATCTCGGGCGCTCGGACGGGGCGGCCGCTCTTCACCCATGAACAGGTGTCGCTCTTCGAGCGGCGCTTCGATGACGGGCATCACCTGGTGCGTGGCGTGGCCGGGAGCGGGAAGACGTACGTGCTGGCCCACTGGGTGGCGCGCTACCTGTTGGAGCACGCCGAGGCACAGGTGTTGGTGTCCTTCTTCAACCGGGCGCTGGCGCCGCTGGTGGACAAGCTGCTCGTGGAGGCGATTTCCCAGCGCGCGGGCCGGCTCCGGGTGCGCGAGCTGCGCTCCCGGGTGACGGTGAAGCACGTGGGGGCCTTGCGCCGCCATGCCCCGGAGTCCTTCGACGGGGTCTTCGTGGATGAAGCCCAGGACATGGACGCCAAGGCGCTGGCCATGCTCCACGCGCTGGTGCGTCCGGATGCGCTTCCGGACGGACGCGAGGTGCGCTGCTTCCAGCTTTTCATGGATGACTCGCAGAACGTCTATGGCCAGGTGCCCATCGACGCGCTGAAGGAGCAGCTTCCGGAAGGGCTGTCATTCCGCGGGCGGACGCGCGTGCTCAAGGAGACGTTCCGTGCCACGCGGGACATTCTCGACGTGGCCTTCAACGTGGTGTTGGACCCGCTGCGCCAGCACGCCGCGGCCGAGCCCGGCATGCGCGAGTACATGAAGGTGGGCGAGTTGGCGCGTGAAGGGCTCGTCTGGCTTCCGGAGGAGACGCTGGAAGGGCTCTTCCGGGTCCAATCCACGGAGCGCGGCGGCGTGCTGCCCCAGGTGCGAGGGTTCGCGTCCAGTGCCAGCGAGGCCCGGCAGGTCGCTCGCGAAATCGCGCGGCTCATCCGCGAGGAGGGCGTCCATCCGAGCGACATCCTCGTCGTGGCGCCGGTGATGCCCTCTCAGTTCACGGAGGCGCTGAAGCGCGCGGGCGTGCCGGCGGAGGCCTACGGCGGAAAGGGGGGGCGCAACGTGACGGACTTCCGCGTCAGCGGCGTGGACCACGTGCGCGCCACCACGGTGTTTTCGTGCAAGGGGCACGAGTGCCCCATCGTGTTCTTCGCGGGCCTGGACGCGCTGGACACCGCGGAGCAGTGGATGGCGGGGGCTCGCGAGCGCTCGGCGCGGGAGAACGAGCGCATCCGCCGCGCCATGTTCTACGTGGGCGCGACGCGAGCGATGAAGCGGCAGTACCTCACCGGCGTGCGGGGAGCGCGCTTTCTTCGCGTGGCCACCAAGTACGTGGAGACGCTCGGCGGGCTCGCACCTTCCGCGCCGGAAGAGGCGGCGCGAGCCCCGGGTGGCGCCTCCCGGTAG
- a CDS encoding RNA polymerase sigma factor: protein MREPEGSIPVGDGQHRQFEAFARARRPGLLRIARRLCAGGGIDPEDLVQETLERAYRNFDRLEGENAGAVSVWLSTTLSNRFLDHCRRRRTEVLGAPMLRLVQDVDAQGEAAPLERWERVSRDEFQRAIDQLRPPHLREAYRLHVAGLRYRAIAQQLRSTEGTVGRWLTEARQALRRLLGDDDASREGMAET from the coding sequence ATGAGGGAACCAGAGGGGTCCATTCCGGTGGGCGACGGGCAACACCGCCAGTTCGAAGCGTTCGCGCGTGCGCGGCGGCCAGGGCTGCTCCGCATCGCCCGGCGCCTGTGCGCGGGCGGGGGAATCGACCCGGAGGACTTGGTCCAGGAGACGCTGGAGCGCGCGTACCGGAACTTCGACCGGCTGGAGGGGGAGAACGCCGGCGCGGTGAGCGTCTGGCTGAGCACCACCCTGAGCAACCGGTTCCTGGACCACTGCCGCCGGCGCCGCACCGAGGTCCTGGGCGCGCCGATGCTGCGCCTGGTCCAGGACGTGGACGCGCAGGGCGAGGCGGCGCCATTGGAGCGCTGGGAGCGCGTGTCCCGCGACGAGTTCCAACGCGCCATCGATCAGCTCCGGCCCCCGCACCTCCGGGAGGCCTACCGGCTGCACGTGGCGGGGCTGCGGTACCGGGCCATCGCGCAGCAGCTCCGCTCGACGGAAGGAACGGTGGGACGCTGGCTCACCGAAGCGAGACAGGCGCTTCGGCGGCTGCTGGGCGATGATGATGCCTCGCGAGAAGGCATGGCCGAGACATGA
- a CDS encoding CHAT domain-containing protein, with translation MNSACDNLERFLDGELAPADAENFRHHLARCGPCESRMKELLALELLADDALNTVETQPARAAPSWRGKPWLMVVPLALAAGLAVLMLRVPRSESGDPGSELWLADATTRPLEVRLTHPGADGHRPYDVMRSAGTPPRALALRELARLEEAADHRGIGSAFLLRGDLAQATAFFDKLPHSPDVDTDRAALALQQGEPEKALTLLERALKTRPGHAQALWNQGLAFQRMGLPLRAAESFEQVAGLKERGWSEEAAQRAQALRDAAVRERKDWKGMRQDCQRMVDGGAPLSSAQAEALPGMARVCFYNALRAAASPERVESLRPLAVVLDRREDGTHLEDLVRHTARRDFSVRVPLAREYAGLTRGEVKGPALEAFLTRLREARQEDLLLGALAYADPRQSVEEYRAIALATKDPWFALLAEERQAKAEAPQQARERLQAAVQACTQSGRQAYRCMLMQRELGLVMARLHRPVDARTHFLAALRGARDSQEWGSQRNLLQDLGQVARTQGDLVLARAYLEELLLQTPEGCADSEVALTNLALAHHRALDFAGARELLDRAIQCSQKPSMTRLALLSDLARTPFQKAEDAGLLEQGLRALRESGTQEAGDLALLRHIEGRFFLEQDAQRGQALLRQVLAESSKLPAADVSARKARVYSYTSLILHAGRSGDLGQGLALFAEERALPPPAKCVLGVTVDDERTFVVARDAEGRLIGHHDTGRTSPLAAVDGLVPDKVVAALRACPSVDVLARPPVQGRAGLLPSDMAWSYRMGAPSAAPAPGVAPRRLVVTDVQSPASLNLPALRAWNENGADTKDLTLLRGAEATPPRVLQAMRDATEVQVHAHGIIDPSVADASVLVLSPESSSGRFALSTGDLKGQRLHGHPVVLLAACYAGHTSAYLHENFGLPLAFIESGARAVLAATQEIPDAEANAFFEPVLARIREGAPAAVALRDERQAWLKRHSSAWVHQVLLFE, from the coding sequence ATGAACAGCGCCTGCGACAACCTGGAGCGCTTCCTCGACGGCGAACTGGCGCCCGCGGACGCGGAGAACTTCCGCCACCACCTGGCGCGATGCGGGCCGTGTGAGTCGCGCATGAAGGAGCTGCTCGCCCTGGAGCTGCTCGCGGACGATGCGCTGAACACCGTGGAGACGCAGCCTGCCCGCGCCGCCCCGTCCTGGCGCGGCAAGCCGTGGCTGATGGTGGTACCCCTGGCGCTCGCCGCCGGGCTCGCCGTGCTGATGCTGCGTGTTCCCCGTTCGGAGTCCGGCGACCCGGGCTCCGAGCTGTGGCTGGCCGACGCCACCACCCGCCCCCTCGAAGTCCGGCTGACCCATCCCGGCGCGGATGGGCACCGGCCCTATGACGTGATGCGCAGCGCGGGCACCCCGCCGCGCGCCCTGGCCCTTCGTGAGCTGGCGCGGCTGGAAGAGGCCGCGGACCACCGGGGCATCGGCTCGGCCTTCCTGCTGCGCGGAGACCTGGCCCAGGCCACCGCCTTCTTCGACAAGCTGCCCCACTCCCCGGACGTGGACACGGACCGCGCGGCGTTGGCGCTGCAACAGGGGGAGCCGGAGAAGGCGCTCACCTTGCTGGAGCGGGCCCTGAAGACGCGGCCGGGCCATGCCCAGGCGCTGTGGAACCAGGGGCTCGCGTTCCAGCGGATGGGCCTGCCGCTGCGCGCGGCCGAGTCCTTCGAACAGGTGGCCGGCCTGAAGGAGCGCGGCTGGAGCGAAGAGGCCGCCCAGCGGGCCCAGGCCCTTCGCGACGCGGCGGTGCGGGAGCGGAAGGACTGGAAGGGCATGCGGCAGGACTGCCAGCGAATGGTGGACGGCGGTGCGCCCCTCTCCTCCGCGCAAGCGGAGGCCCTGCCGGGCATGGCGCGCGTGTGTTTCTACAACGCGCTGCGCGCCGCGGCCTCGCCCGAGCGCGTGGAGTCCCTGCGTCCCCTGGCGGTGGTGCTGGACCGGCGGGAGGACGGCACGCACCTGGAGGACCTCGTGCGCCACACCGCGCGGCGGGACTTCTCCGTCCGGGTGCCGCTGGCCCGGGAGTACGCGGGACTCACCCGGGGCGAGGTGAAGGGACCGGCCCTGGAGGCGTTCCTCACGCGGCTCCGCGAGGCCCGGCAGGAGGACCTCCTCCTGGGCGCGCTCGCGTATGCCGACCCGCGCCAGTCCGTGGAGGAGTACCGGGCCATCGCCTTGGCGACGAAGGACCCGTGGTTCGCGCTGCTCGCCGAGGAGCGGCAGGCCAAGGCGGAGGCGCCCCAACAGGCGCGGGAGCGGCTTCAGGCCGCGGTGCAGGCGTGCACGCAGTCGGGGCGGCAGGCCTACCGGTGCATGCTGATGCAGCGCGAGCTGGGACTGGTGATGGCGCGGCTGCACCGTCCCGTCGATGCCCGCACCCACTTCCTGGCGGCGCTGCGCGGTGCTCGGGACAGCCAGGAGTGGGGCTCACAACGCAACCTGCTTCAGGACCTGGGACAGGTGGCGCGGACGCAGGGCGACCTCGTGCTGGCCCGCGCGTACCTGGAGGAGTTGCTGCTCCAGACGCCGGAGGGCTGCGCGGACTCGGAGGTGGCCTTGACCAACCTCGCGCTCGCGCACCACCGGGCGCTGGACTTCGCGGGGGCCCGTGAGCTGCTCGACCGGGCCATCCAGTGCAGCCAGAAGCCCTCGATGACGCGGCTGGCGCTGCTCTCCGACCTGGCTCGCACGCCGTTCCAGAAGGCCGAGGACGCGGGGCTGCTGGAGCAGGGGCTGCGTGCGCTGCGGGAGTCGGGCACCCAGGAAGCGGGCGACCTCGCGCTGCTGCGCCACATCGAAGGGCGCTTCTTCCTGGAGCAGGACGCGCAGCGGGGACAGGCCCTGCTGCGGCAGGTGCTGGCGGAGTCCTCGAAGCTGCCGGCGGCGGACGTGAGCGCGCGAAAGGCTCGCGTCTACAGCTACACCTCGCTCATCCTCCATGCGGGGCGGAGCGGTGACCTTGGGCAGGGGCTCGCGCTCTTCGCCGAGGAGCGCGCCCTGCCCCCGCCCGCGAAGTGCGTGCTGGGCGTCACGGTGGATGACGAGCGGACGTTCGTCGTGGCCCGGGATGCGGAGGGCCGGCTCATCGGTCACCATGACACGGGCCGCACGTCGCCCCTGGCGGCCGTGGACGGGTTGGTGCCCGACAAGGTCGTTGCCGCGCTGCGCGCCTGTCCGAGCGTGGACGTGCTCGCGCGGCCTCCCGTGCAAGGGCGCGCGGGGCTGCTGCCGTCCGACATGGCGTGGTCCTACCGGATGGGGGCTCCGTCCGCGGCGCCGGCGCCCGGCGTGGCCCCTCGCAGACTGGTGGTCACGGATGTGCAGTCACCCGCGTCGCTGAACCTGCCCGCGCTCCGTGCCTGGAACGAGAACGGCGCCGACACGAAGGACCTCACCCTGCTCCGCGGCGCCGAGGCCACGCCTCCCCGCGTCCTGCAGGCCATGCGCGACGCCACCGAGGTGCAGGTCCACGCGCACGGCATCATCGACCCCTCGGTGGCGGATGCGTCCGTGCTCGTGCTCTCACCCGAGTCCTCCAGTGGCCGCTTCGCGCTGTCCACGGGAGACCTGAAGGGACAGCGGCTGCACGGACACCCCGTGGTGCTGCTCGCCGCGTGTTACGCGGGCCACACCAGTGCCTACCTTCATGAGAACTTCGGATTGCCGCTGGCCTTCATCGAATCCGGCGCGCGGGCCGTCCTCGCCGCGACGCAGGAGATTCCGGATGCCGAGGCCAACGCCTTCTTCGAGCCTGTCCTGGCACGCATTCGCGAAGGGGCTCCCGCCGCCGTGGCGCTGCGCGATGAACGCCAGGCGTGGCTGAAGCGCCACAGCAGCGCGTGGGTCCACCAGGTGCTTCTCTTCGAATAA
- a CDS encoding YgiQ family radical SAM protein: protein MAYSTRYAHPFLPTTRADMQARGWEQCDIIIVTGDAYVDHPAFGPVLIARFLEGRGFKVGIIAQPDWHSAEPFKALGAPRMFFGVAAGNLDSMLNRLTAQKKNRSEDQYSPAGRTNCRPDRATIVYAQRCREAFPDVPVILGGIEASLRRIAHFDYWSEKVRRSILFDAKADLLVFGMGERPIMEVADRMRQGERIQDIRDVRGTAYLINDEEMRTHEADPAKRAVDRKTVVLPSYEQVIEDKRAFAVMSRDFQMETNPGNARPLAQRHGNRAIFMNPPALPLEDGVGTTGAEGASVAMDELYDLPFNRVPHPMYQDRIPAYETVKHSIVLMRGCFGGCTFCSITEHEGRVIQSRSAESVLREVRALRRMGDFRGTITDLGGPTANMYKLKCKSEDIEKRCRKLSCVHPGVCENLQTDHGPLISLMQDVRKEDGVKHVFIASGVRYDLAELSPEYVKELAAHHVGGQLSVAPEHVSPRVLEKMKKPGIESFERFQQMFACASEEAGKEQYDIPYFISGHPGSTLEDMVELALWLKQNGKRPRQVQDFIPTPMAMATAMYFTGLDPLKMEPVYTAQGLREKRLQKALLLYWNPEQWPLAREALKQAGREDLIGRGPHALVPPESPGEAARRQRTERDSAEGASAPRQDSAPRNAPRAGGRSRPPRPGGPRAR from the coding sequence ATGGCCTATTCGACTCGCTACGCCCATCCCTTTCTGCCCACCACCCGCGCCGACATGCAGGCCCGAGGCTGGGAGCAGTGCGACATCATCATCGTGACGGGAGACGCGTACGTGGACCACCCGGCCTTCGGGCCGGTCCTCATCGCGCGCTTCCTGGAAGGCCGCGGCTTCAAGGTGGGCATCATCGCGCAGCCGGACTGGCACTCCGCCGAGCCCTTCAAGGCCCTGGGCGCCCCGCGCATGTTCTTCGGTGTGGCCGCGGGCAACCTGGACTCGATGCTCAACCGGCTGACGGCCCAGAAGAAGAACCGCTCCGAGGACCAGTACAGCCCCGCGGGCCGGACGAACTGCCGGCCCGACCGCGCCACCATCGTCTACGCGCAGCGCTGCCGCGAGGCGTTCCCCGACGTCCCCGTCATTCTGGGCGGCATCGAGGCCAGCCTCCGGCGCATCGCCCACTTCGACTACTGGAGCGAGAAGGTGCGCCGCTCCATCCTCTTCGACGCCAAGGCGGACCTGCTCGTCTTCGGCATGGGCGAGCGGCCCATCATGGAGGTCGCGGACCGCATGCGCCAAGGCGAGCGCATCCAGGACATCCGCGACGTGCGCGGCACCGCATACCTCATCAACGACGAGGAGATGCGCACCCACGAGGCGGACCCGGCCAAACGCGCCGTGGACCGCAAGACGGTGGTGCTGCCCTCCTACGAGCAGGTCATCGAGGACAAGCGGGCCTTCGCGGTGATGAGCCGCGACTTCCAGATGGAGACCAACCCGGGCAACGCGCGCCCCCTCGCGCAGCGCCATGGCAACCGCGCCATCTTCATGAATCCGCCCGCGCTCCCGCTGGAGGACGGCGTGGGCACCACGGGCGCGGAAGGCGCGTCGGTGGCGATGGACGAGCTGTACGACTTGCCCTTCAACCGCGTGCCGCACCCGATGTACCAGGACCGCATCCCCGCCTACGAGACGGTGAAGCACTCCATCGTGCTGATGCGCGGGTGCTTCGGCGGCTGCACCTTCTGCTCCATCACCGAGCACGAGGGCCGCGTCATCCAGAGCCGCTCCGCGGAGAGCGTGCTGCGCGAGGTCCGCGCCCTGCGCCGCATGGGTGACTTCCGGGGCACCATCACCGACCTGGGTGGCCCCACCGCCAACATGTACAAGCTCAAGTGCAAGAGCGAGGACATCGAGAAGCGGTGCCGCAAGCTGTCCTGCGTCCACCCGGGCGTGTGCGAGAACCTCCAGACGGACCACGGCCCGCTCATCAGCCTGATGCAGGACGTGCGCAAGGAGGACGGCGTCAAACACGTCTTCATCGCCAGCGGCGTGCGGTACGACCTGGCGGAGCTCTCGCCGGAGTACGTGAAGGAGCTGGCCGCGCACCACGTCGGTGGACAGTTGTCGGTGGCGCCGGAGCACGTGTCGCCGCGCGTGCTGGAGAAGATGAAGAAGCCCGGCATCGAGAGCTTCGAGCGCTTCCAGCAGATGTTCGCCTGCGCCAGTGAGGAAGCCGGCAAGGAGCAGTACGACATCCCCTACTTCATCAGCGGCCACCCGGGCTCCACGCTGGAGGACATGGTGGAGCTGGCGCTGTGGCTGAAGCAGAACGGGAAGCGGCCCCGGCAGGTGCAGGACTTCATCCCCACGCCCATGGCCATGGCCACCGCCATGTACTTCACCGGCCTGGACCCGCTGAAGATGGAGCCCGTCTACACGGCGCAGGGACTTCGCGAGAAGCGGCTCCAGAAGGCGCTGCTGCTCTACTGGAATCCGGAGCAGTGGCCGCTGGCGCGCGAGGCGCTGAAGCAGGCCGGCCGCGAGGACCTCATCGGACGGGGACCGCACGCGCTCGTGCCGCCGGAGTCGCCCGGGGAAGCCGCGCGCCGCCAACGCACGGAGCGTGACAGCGCCGAGGGTGCCTCCGCGCCGCGTCAGGACAGCGCGCCCCGGAATGCGCCGCGGGCCGGTGGACGCTCCCGCCCGCCCCGGCCGGGTGGACCCCGCGCCCGCTGA